One genomic window of Paenisporosarcina antarctica includes the following:
- the opp4B gene encoding oligopeptide ABC transporter permease: MWKTIIRRILLMIPQLLALSLLIFIMAKFMPGDPFTGMVTPDTDPARIEELRQQAGFYDPWYKQYGIWMMNAVQGDFGKSYTYKVAVADLIGDRALNTLWLALVSVFLLYVIAIPLGVLAGRYQNTFLDKTVVLYSFISYAIPVFVLSLIFLYIFGYKLQWFPTSGTVDIKYDNGSLGYIWSKFYHLLLPAITYAILGTTGVIQYLRTEVIDAKSQDYVRTARSKGIPLNKVYSRHIFRNSLLPIAAFLGFTITGLLGGSIFIETIFSYPGMGQLFIQSISGRDYSVITALVMLYGFLTLLGSLLSDIIMSIVDPRIRID; the protein is encoded by the coding sequence ATGTGGAAAACGATAATTCGACGCATTTTGCTCATGATTCCACAATTATTAGCTTTAAGTCTATTAATCTTTATTATGGCTAAATTTATGCCAGGAGATCCTTTTACTGGAATGGTTACACCTGATACCGACCCTGCTCGCATAGAAGAATTGCGTCAACAAGCAGGTTTTTATGACCCATGGTATAAACAATATGGTATATGGATGATGAATGCTGTCCAAGGTGATTTTGGAAAAAGTTATACGTATAAAGTGGCGGTAGCGGACCTTATAGGGGATCGAGCACTTAATACATTGTGGTTAGCTTTAGTGAGTGTGTTTTTACTATATGTAATTGCCATTCCTCTAGGTGTCCTAGCGGGGCGCTATCAGAATACATTTTTAGATAAAACGGTTGTTCTATATAGCTTTATTAGTTATGCCATTCCGGTATTCGTTCTTTCCCTTATCTTCTTATATATTTTCGGATACAAGCTACAATGGTTCCCTACAAGCGGAACAGTTGATATCAAATATGATAATGGTTCATTAGGTTATATTTGGAGTAAATTTTATCATCTTCTATTACCAGCCATTACGTATGCCATTCTTGGAACGACTGGTGTCATTCAATATTTACGTACAGAAGTAATAGATGCAAAGTCTCAAGATTATGTTCGTACTGCGCGTAGTAAAGGGATTCCCTTAAATAAAGTGTACTCACGACATATTTTCCGGAATTCTTTATTACCAATCGCGGCATTTCTAGGTTTTACTATCACTGGCTTACTTGGCGGATCCATCTTTATTGAAACCATTTTCAGCTATCCAGGAATGGGACAATTATTCATTCAATCCATTTCTGGACGTGATTATAGTGTAATTACTGCATTGGTTATGCTGTACGGATTCTTAACATTATTAGGCAGTCTATTATCCGACATTATTATGAGTATTGTAGATCCAAGAATTAGGATAGATTGA
- a CDS encoding prolyl oligopeptidase family serine peptidase: protein MKVVNERWGNIPLLHVYRESEIEKQVPVVIFLHGFTSAKEHNLHYAYQLAEKGLRVLLPDAHLHGERQKSLDEVELSLRFWEITLTSIEEVNLLRGELVERNLIGNDTKIGLAGTSMGGIVTLGCLNVYPWIDTTAVMMGSPSYVHLAKAQMSQYEARGFKLPITDAERKKMLATLSGFDITLNPDALNGRPVFFWHGKEDNVVQYEPTFNFYNSQKKLYDHDPQRFQFMTDKTASHAVSRKGMLAATDFVAHYLSL from the coding sequence ATGAAAGTAGTAAATGAACGGTGGGGAAATATTCCACTATTACACGTATATAGAGAATCGGAAATAGAAAAACAAGTTCCAGTCGTGATTTTTCTTCATGGTTTCACTAGTGCAAAGGAGCATAATCTACATTATGCCTACCAATTAGCGGAGAAAGGGTTACGTGTTTTATTGCCCGATGCGCATTTACATGGCGAACGACAAAAATCACTAGATGAAGTAGAGCTGTCATTACGCTTTTGGGAAATTACTTTAACATCTATTGAAGAGGTGAATCTTTTACGTGGTGAACTAGTTGAACGAAACTTAATTGGTAATGACACGAAAATTGGACTAGCTGGGACGTCAATGGGTGGCATTGTCACATTAGGCTGTTTAAATGTTTATCCTTGGATTGACACAACCGCTGTTATGATGGGTTCTCCGAGCTATGTACATTTAGCAAAGGCTCAAATGTCTCAATATGAGGCGCGCGGTTTTAAATTGCCAATTACGGATGCTGAAAGGAAGAAAATGTTAGCAACATTAAGTGGATTCGACATCACGTTAAATCCGGATGCATTAAATGGTCGTCCTGTATTCTTCTGGCATGGCAAGGAAGACAATGTAGTTCAGTATGAACCGACATTTAATTTCTATAACTCACAAAAGAAATTGTATGATCATGATCCACAACGTTTTCAGTTTATGACTGATAAAACTGCGAGTCATGCCGTTTCAAGAAAAGGTATGCTTGCAGCGACCGATTTCGTTGCACACTATTTGTCTCTATAA
- a CDS encoding metal-sulfur cluster assembly factor: MDQDMRDSMMGALETVIDPELGIDIVNLGLVYDVDLTEDGFAVVTMTLTSLGCPMGPMIVDMVKTSLYDLPEVKEVDVKIVWTPAWSKDNMSRYAKMALGVR; encoded by the coding sequence ATGGATCAAGATATGCGCGATAGTATGATGGGTGCACTAGAAACTGTTATCGATCCAGAGCTTGGTATTGATATTGTAAACCTCGGCCTTGTCTATGATGTAGATTTAACAGAAGACGGCTTTGCAGTAGTAACAATGACATTAACGTCACTTGGTTGCCCAATGGGACCAATGATTGTCGATATGGTCAAAACATCTTTATATGATTTACCAGAAGTAAAAGAAGTCGATGTCAAGATAGTATGGACACCAGCATGGTCGAAAGACAATATGTCCCGCTACGCAAAAATGGCACTCGGTGTAAGATAA
- the fabF gene encoding beta-ketoacyl-ACP synthase II, whose amino-acid sequence MTKRRVVITGVGAVTPLGNNIETTWAGIKEGRSGVGPITRVNADDFPAKVAAEVKDFDIEAYVDRKEGRKMDRFTQFALAASIMAMKDANLELTPELGLRTGVWIGSGIGGMETYEAQFRNFLDRGYRRVSPFLIPMMIPDMAAGQVSIYFGAKAMNSCTVTACASGTNSIGDAFKVIERGEADVMISGGAEAPVTNMSVAGFCSNTALSLNKDPQTASRPFDANRDGFVIGEGSGIVILEEYEHAKARGARIYAEIIGYGSTGDAHHITAPAPDGEGAARAMKQALADAGINPSQVDYINAHGTSTPYNDQFETMAVKSVFGEHAYKLAMSSTKSMTGHLLGAAGGIEAVFTALAIHESILPPTMNLENPDPICDLDYVANAARNKEIEYAMSNSLGFGGHNASLLFKKI is encoded by the coding sequence ATGACAAAGCGTCGTGTTGTAATAACAGGAGTAGGGGCGGTAACTCCGCTTGGTAATAATATTGAAACGACTTGGGCAGGTATAAAAGAAGGTAGATCTGGTGTTGGACCAATAACACGTGTAAATGCAGATGATTTCCCCGCAAAAGTAGCAGCTGAAGTAAAAGATTTTGATATTGAAGCGTATGTAGATCGTAAAGAAGGACGTAAAATGGATCGCTTTACACAATTTGCATTAGCCGCTTCTATTATGGCCATGAAAGATGCAAATTTAGAATTAACCCCTGAACTTGGTCTTCGTACGGGAGTTTGGATTGGATCAGGTATTGGTGGGATGGAAACGTATGAAGCACAATTCCGTAATTTTCTTGACCGCGGTTATCGTCGAGTGAGTCCGTTCTTAATTCCTATGATGATTCCTGATATGGCAGCAGGACAAGTATCCATTTATTTCGGAGCAAAAGCAATGAACTCATGTACAGTAACAGCCTGTGCATCAGGTACTAACTCAATAGGTGATGCGTTTAAAGTAATTGAACGTGGGGAAGCTGATGTGATGATTTCTGGTGGAGCTGAAGCACCTGTAACGAATATGTCAGTTGCTGGATTCTGTTCAAACACTGCTCTGTCACTTAACAAAGATCCTCAAACTGCTTCACGTCCATTTGATGCAAACCGAGATGGATTTGTAATTGGTGAAGGTTCAGGTATCGTGATTTTAGAAGAGTATGAGCATGCTAAAGCACGTGGTGCAAGAATTTATGCTGAAATTATTGGCTATGGTTCAACAGGTGACGCCCATCATATTACAGCACCAGCTCCTGATGGGGAAGGTGCTGCTCGAGCAATGAAACAAGCGCTTGCAGATGCTGGAATTAATCCTTCACAAGTGGATTACATTAATGCACATGGAACAAGTACTCCATATAATGATCAATTTGAAACAATGGCGGTTAAATCGGTATTTGGTGAACATGCTTACAAACTTGCTATGAGTTCAACGAAATCAATGACAGGACATTTACTAGGAGCAGCTGGTGGGATTGAAGCAGTCTTCACAGCTCTTGCTATACACGAAAGTATTTTACCTCCAACAATGAATTTAGAAAATCCAGATCCAATTTGTGACTTGGATTATGTTGCGAATGCAGCACGTAATAAAGAGATTGAATACGCAATGAGCAATTCTCTAGGTTTTGGTGGTCATAATGCAAGCTTACTATTTAAAAAAATATAA
- a CDS encoding ATP-dependent Clp protease ATP-binding subunit, with protein sequence MQQQQEQKRPLELYGRNLVELARKGKMDPVIGRDQEIRHVIRILSRKTKNNPVLIGEPGVGKTAIVEGLAQRIVRKDVPEGLKERDIYELDMASLIAGAKYRGEFEERLQGVLKEVKESEGRIILFIDEIHTIVGAGKTEGAMDAGNMLKPMLARGELHCIGATTLDEYRINIEKDKALERRFQQVLVREPSVEDTVSILRGLKERFELHHAVRIHDRAIVAAAQLSDRYLTERFLPDKAIDLVDEACAMIRTEIDSMPQELDEVTRRMMQLEIEEQALMKEKDQASKQRLANLRNELDSLKSSTEKMRNQWTTEKESLQFIQKKRELLDIHRRDLESAENSYDLNKAAELRHGKMPKLEKEIAALEIALEASSDNRLLREEVTSEEIASIVSRWTGIPVTKLVEGERDKLLRLKETLQERVVGQDQAVQFVTEAVWRARAGIKDPSKPIGSFLFLGPTGVGKTELAKALAANLFDSEDHFIRIDMSEYMEKHSVSRLIGAPPGYIGYEEGGQLTEMVRRNPYSVVLLDEIEKAHPDVANILLQLLDDGRITDSQGRVVNFSNTVVILTSNIGSQYLLEGGDQAESLVMSALRSHFKPELLNRMDEIVLFHSLNESHFNAITEKYLAQLAKRLKEQEVNVMFSQQLIDWVVAEGTDTAFGARPLRRFIQRHVETALAKALLGGELKPGSMVDVTVLNGSVEVNLK encoded by the coding sequence ATGCAACAACAACAAGAACAAAAAAGACCGCTTGAATTATATGGTCGTAACTTAGTAGAACTAGCTAGAAAAGGCAAGATGGATCCTGTTATTGGTCGTGATCAAGAAATACGTCATGTCATCAGAATTCTTTCAAGAAAAACAAAAAACAATCCAGTCCTTATTGGAGAACCTGGTGTGGGTAAAACGGCCATTGTGGAAGGATTAGCTCAGCGAATCGTGCGTAAAGACGTACCAGAAGGCTTAAAAGAACGTGATATTTATGAATTAGATATGGCTTCTCTTATTGCTGGTGCAAAATATCGAGGAGAATTTGAAGAGCGCTTACAAGGAGTGTTAAAAGAAGTAAAAGAAAGTGAAGGGCGTATCATTCTTTTCATTGATGAAATTCATACCATTGTCGGGGCTGGGAAAACTGAAGGGGCAATGGATGCAGGGAATATGTTAAAACCGATGTTGGCGAGAGGTGAGTTACATTGTATAGGTGCAACCACACTTGATGAATACCGTATAAATATCGAAAAAGACAAAGCATTAGAACGACGTTTTCAACAAGTATTAGTTCGTGAACCTTCAGTTGAAGATACCGTTTCTATTTTACGAGGATTAAAAGAACGTTTTGAATTGCATCATGCAGTGCGTATTCATGATCGTGCCATCGTTGCTGCAGCACAATTGTCTGATCGATATTTAACAGAACGATTTTTACCCGACAAGGCAATCGATTTAGTCGATGAAGCGTGTGCAATGATTCGTACTGAAATTGATTCTATGCCACAAGAACTCGATGAAGTGACGCGTCGAATGATGCAACTTGAAATTGAAGAACAAGCACTAATGAAAGAAAAAGATCAAGCAAGTAAACAGCGCTTAGCTAATTTACGTAATGAACTAGATTCTTTAAAATCTTCAACTGAGAAAATGCGCAATCAATGGACAACAGAAAAAGAGTCATTACAATTCATCCAAAAGAAGCGGGAGCTCCTGGACATTCATCGTCGCGATCTAGAAAGTGCAGAAAATAGTTATGATTTAAATAAAGCGGCAGAACTTCGTCATGGTAAAATGCCGAAACTCGAAAAAGAGATAGCTGCTCTCGAAATAGCTCTTGAAGCGTCGTCAGACAACCGATTGCTTCGTGAAGAAGTGACTTCTGAAGAAATCGCATCTATTGTTTCCCGTTGGACCGGAATTCCAGTGACAAAACTTGTTGAAGGAGAGCGAGATAAACTCCTCAGACTAAAAGAAACGCTACAAGAACGTGTAGTTGGTCAAGATCAAGCAGTGCAGTTTGTAACAGAAGCAGTTTGGCGTGCTCGAGCAGGTATTAAAGATCCATCAAAACCAATCGGCTCATTCTTATTCCTTGGACCAACAGGCGTAGGGAAAACAGAACTTGCGAAAGCATTAGCCGCAAATTTATTTGATTCAGAAGATCATTTCATTCGTATTGACATGTCTGAATATATGGAAAAACATAGTGTATCACGTCTTATAGGAGCACCTCCTGGTTACATTGGGTATGAAGAAGGTGGTCAACTGACAGAGATGGTTCGACGTAATCCATATTCAGTGGTGTTGCTTGATGAAATTGAAAAAGCTCATCCAGATGTCGCGAATATTTTGCTCCAACTTTTAGACGATGGACGCATAACAGATAGTCAGGGTCGAGTGGTCAATTTCTCTAATACGGTTGTCATTTTGACATCAAATATTGGTTCTCAGTATTTACTAGAAGGTGGAGACCAAGCAGAATCATTAGTGATGTCAGCCCTTCGATCACATTTTAAACCAGAACTATTGAATCGGATGGATGAAATCGTCTTATTTCATTCGTTAAACGAGTCTCACTTCAATGCAATTACAGAGAAGTATTTAGCTCAGTTGGCGAAGCGACTAAAAGAACAGGAAGTCAACGTAATGTTTTCACAACAATTAATTGATTGGGTAGTGGCTGAAGGAACAGATACAGCATTTGGAGCACGACCTTTGCGTCGTTTTATTCAACGACATGTGGAGACAGCTCTAGCAAAGGCGTTACTCGGTGGAGAATTAAAACCAGGTAGTATGGTTGATGTAACCGTATTAAATGGTTCAGTAGAAGTTAATTTGAAATAA
- a CDS encoding ABC transporter ATP-binding protein: MNTSQVLLTITDLHTGFRIKDTYFNAVDGVSIHLKKNEILAIVGESGCGKSTLATSIIGLHDPNNTKITGEIQFKGFDLTKLTDEKLNKVRGNDIGMIFQDPLSALNPLMRIGDQIEESLIYHTKLSKVERLKRVIELINQVGIPNPKRVVKQFPHQLSGGMRQRVIIAIAISCKPSIIIADEPTTALDVTIQAQILDLLKNLQTETESGIILITHDLGVVAEVADRVAVMYAGQIIEEAPVEELFNNPIHPYTKSLLNSIPQTHSDNEKLEVIQGLVPSLVNLPREGCRFAPRIPWIPQEAHETKPQLHEIAPGHFVRCTCWNRFHFEGEEGEV, encoded by the coding sequence TTGAACACATCGCAAGTGCTTTTAACAATAACCGACTTACATACTGGATTTCGTATTAAAGATACATATTTTAATGCTGTGGATGGAGTCTCCATTCATTTAAAAAAGAATGAAATTTTAGCGATAGTTGGAGAATCAGGATGCGGTAAAAGTACGTTAGCAACTTCTATTATTGGGCTCCATGATCCAAATAACACTAAAATAACTGGTGAAATACAGTTTAAAGGTTTTGATTTAACAAAACTGACAGATGAAAAACTAAATAAGGTACGTGGGAACGATATTGGCATGATCTTTCAGGATCCTTTATCTGCTTTAAATCCTTTAATGCGTATTGGTGATCAAATTGAAGAGAGTTTGATCTATCACACAAAACTTTCGAAAGTTGAAAGATTAAAGCGTGTAATTGAACTTATTAATCAAGTTGGGATTCCAAATCCAAAAAGAGTCGTGAAACAATTTCCACATCAACTATCAGGTGGCATGCGTCAACGAGTAATTATCGCTATTGCCATATCTTGTAAGCCATCCATCATTATTGCGGACGAACCAACCACAGCATTAGATGTAACCATACAAGCTCAAATATTAGATTTACTTAAAAATTTACAAACTGAAACTGAATCAGGCATTATCTTGATTACTCATGACTTAGGTGTAGTGGCAGAAGTGGCCGATCGAGTAGCTGTTATGTATGCAGGACAAATCATTGAAGAAGCGCCGGTTGAAGAGTTATTCAATAATCCTATCCATCCTTATACAAAATCTTTATTAAACTCAATTCCACAAACACACAGTGATAACGAAAAATTAGAAGTCATTCAAGGTTTAGTACCGTCACTAGTTAATTTACCACGCGAGGGTTGTCGCTTTGCCCCGCGAATTCCTTGGATTCCACAAGAGGCACACGAAACAAAACCACAACTTCATGAAATAGCACCAGGACATTTTGTTCGATGTACCTGCTGGAATCGCTTTCATTTTGAAGGTGAAGAGGGGGAAGTTTGA
- a CDS encoding ABC transporter permease: MKEQTENVVIQSEHPESSPPTGFQVIMREFKKDKLAMFSLIALVVVIVGIFIWSLLIDQQEMMRVSLRDKFAEPGDKFLLGADQGGRDILGQLIIGARNSIAIAMAVTLLTGVVGIMIGLTTGYFGGWIDNIFMRIIDFFITIPSLMIIIVFVTIVPKYNIPIFILIVSVFLWPGTARLIRSKALSESRRDYINASKTMGTSDAAIIFKKMMPNLSSILIVELTLNFAGNVGIETGLSFLGFGLPPSTPSLGTLVSYAVNPLVLKEMWWVWLPASLLILFLMLGINYVGQAIRRSADAKQRLG, translated from the coding sequence ATGAAAGAGCAGACAGAAAATGTAGTGATTCAATCTGAACATCCAGAAAGCTCTCCGCCTACTGGATTTCAAGTAATCATGCGTGAATTTAAAAAAGATAAACTTGCGATGTTTTCTCTTATCGCATTAGTAGTAGTGATTGTCGGGATTTTCATTTGGTCCCTGTTAATAGATCAACAAGAAATGATGCGCGTTAGTTTACGAGATAAATTCGCAGAACCTGGAGACAAGTTCTTGTTAGGTGCTGACCAAGGTGGTCGAGATATTTTAGGGCAACTGATAATCGGCGCACGTAATTCAATCGCGATTGCCATGGCGGTAACTTTATTAACAGGTGTAGTTGGAATCATGATTGGTTTGACTACAGGTTACTTTGGTGGTTGGATAGACAACATCTTTATGCGAATCATTGATTTCTTTATTACAATTCCATCTTTGATGATCATTATTGTCTTTGTTACCATCGTACCAAAATACAATATTCCAATTTTCATTTTGATTGTCAGTGTATTCTTATGGCCAGGCACAGCTCGTCTGATTCGAAGCAAGGCACTCTCTGAAAGTCGGAGAGACTATATAAACGCTTCGAAAACAATGGGGACAAGTGATGCGGCCATCATTTTCAAAAAAATGATGCCAAATCTTAGCTCCATATTAATTGTGGAACTAACGTTGAACTTTGCAGGAAATGTTGGAATTGAAACGGGTCTTTCGTTCTTAGGGTTCGGATTGCCTCCATCTACACCAAGTTTAGGGACACTAGTAAGTTATGCGGTCAACCCGTTGGTGCTTAAGGAAATGTGGTGGGTTTGGTTACCAGCATCACTGCTTATTCTCTTCTTGATGTTGGGAATTAACTATGTAGGTCAAGCTATTCGTCGATCTGCCGATGCGAAGCAACGCTTAGGGTAA
- a CDS encoding ABC transporter ATP-binding protein: MSFMEIKDLRIHYPIRGGFFNTIVDHVHAVDGINMEFEKGKTYGLVGESGCGKSTTGKAIIGLEKITSGKIIYEGKDVTNKRRQRNSSYNRDIQMIFQDAHSSLNPRKRVQDILAEPIRNFLKLSVSEEKRKINELLAIVGMPEDAKVKYPHEFSGGQKQRIGIARAIATNPKLIIADEPVSALDLSVQAQVLNFLKDIQDELGLSYLFISHDLGVVKHMCDHVSIMYKGRFVESGSKKDIYQTPQHIYTKRLLSAIPTIEPSSRVERKVERINVEKNYQIDNHQYFDENGRVYDLQPISDTHEVAMSESKEGVI, from the coding sequence ATGAGTTTTATGGAAATAAAAGATTTGCGCATTCACTATCCCATTCGTGGTGGCTTCTTTAATACAATTGTTGATCATGTACATGCTGTTGACGGCATTAATATGGAATTCGAAAAAGGGAAGACATATGGTCTGGTAGGCGAATCAGGGTGTGGTAAATCCACAACAGGCAAAGCCATTATCGGTCTTGAGAAAATAACATCGGGTAAAATCATTTACGAAGGAAAAGATGTGACCAATAAACGTCGCCAACGTAACTCTTCGTATAATCGTGATATTCAAATGATTTTCCAAGATGCACACTCAAGTTTAAATCCGCGCAAACGCGTGCAAGATATTTTGGCGGAACCTATCAGGAACTTTTTAAAACTCTCTGTTTCAGAAGAAAAGAGAAAAATTAATGAATTATTAGCTATCGTAGGAATGCCTGAAGATGCAAAAGTGAAATACCCTCATGAATTCTCTGGGGGACAAAAGCAACGCATAGGTATTGCTCGTGCGATTGCCACTAACCCAAAACTCATTATTGCGGATGAGCCAGTTTCGGCTCTAGATTTATCAGTACAAGCACAAGTATTAAACTTCTTGAAAGATATACAAGATGAATTGGGATTGAGCTATTTATTTATATCGCATGATCTTGGAGTAGTGAAACATATGTGTGACCATGTTTCCATCATGTATAAAGGAAGATTTGTAGAGTCTGGGTCGAAGAAAGATATTTATCAAACGCCTCAGCATATTTACACAAAAAGATTATTATCGGCGATTCCTACCATTGAGCCTTCAAGTAGAGTAGAACGTAAAGTAGAACGAATTAATGTAGAGAAAAATTACCAAATTGATAATCATCAATACTTTGATGAAAACGGTCGCGTGTATGACCTTCAACCAATTTCTGATACGCATGAAGTAGCGATGTCGGAAAGCAAAGAGGGGGTTATATAA
- a CDS encoding DUF2929 family protein produces the protein MKIILTLVWSFLLITMLNYVVSSVANVPFDFLLGVYISLAVTVIIYIIAAIIPNDPVVTEDH, from the coding sequence ATGAAAATTATTCTTACATTAGTTTGGTCTTTTTTACTTATTACAATGCTGAATTATGTAGTTAGTTCAGTTGCAAATGTTCCTTTTGATTTTCTATTAGGCGTATATATTTCGCTTGCAGTTACCGTAATTATTTATATCATTGCTGCGATTATTCCAAACGACCCAGTGGTTACAGAAGATCATTAA
- a CDS encoding beta-ketoacyl-ACP synthase III, which yields MDVGMIGLGRYLPERVVTNFDLEKQMDTTDEWIRTRTGIEERRIADDNVNTSDMAIEAAKEALEDAGIEAHEIGLIIVATVTPDTPFPSVATMVQDKIGAKNAAAMDVSAACAGFIYGVVTAKQFVESGVYSYVLVVGVEKLSKITNYDDRNTAVLFGDGAGAAVIGKVSKGRGILSFELGADGSGGKHLLQNGPHLEMNGREVFKFAVRQMGESAENVITKAGLSKEEVDFLVPHQANIRIMEASRQRLGLPEEKMSKTIKQFGNTSSSSIPIALKEEILSGKVKDDDVVVLVGFGGGLTWGAICLKMGK from the coding sequence ATGGATGTGGGAATGATTGGATTAGGAAGATATCTGCCTGAGCGAGTTGTTACAAACTTTGATTTGGAAAAACAGATGGATACAACTGATGAATGGATTCGTACTCGTACAGGTATAGAAGAGCGAAGAATTGCAGACGATAATGTTAATACTTCTGATATGGCAATCGAAGCAGCAAAAGAAGCACTAGAAGACGCTGGAATTGAAGCACATGAAATCGGCTTAATTATAGTCGCAACTGTCACACCAGATACGCCATTTCCAAGTGTAGCTACGATGGTTCAAGATAAAATTGGAGCTAAAAACGCTGCTGCAATGGACGTTTCTGCAGCATGTGCAGGTTTTATTTATGGAGTTGTTACAGCCAAACAATTTGTTGAGTCGGGTGTATATTCATATGTTTTAGTAGTTGGTGTGGAAAAACTTTCAAAAATCACAAACTATGATGATCGTAATACTGCTGTATTATTTGGAGATGGAGCTGGCGCAGCTGTAATTGGTAAAGTCTCTAAAGGACGTGGTATTTTATCATTCGAACTTGGAGCAGACGGTTCTGGTGGGAAACATTTACTACAAAACGGACCTCATCTTGAAATGAATGGTCGAGAAGTCTTTAAATTTGCCGTTCGTCAAATGGGAGAATCAGCAGAAAATGTTATAACTAAAGCGGGTCTATCAAAAGAAGAAGTAGATTTCTTAGTTCCTCATCAAGCAAATATTCGTATTATGGAGGCTTCTAGACAACGACTCGGTTTACCTGAAGAAAAAATGTCTAAAACCATTAAGCAGTTTGGTAATACGTCATCTTCTTCCATCCCAATTGCTCTGAAAGAAGAAATTCTCTCAGGAAAAGTAAAAGATGATGATGTAGTTGTACTTGTAGGCTTTGGCGGAGGATTAACATGGGGTGCAATCTGCTTGAAAATGGGTAAATAG
- a CDS encoding Cof-type HAD-IIB family hydrolase, whose amino-acid sequence MQPHLIVLDLDGTLLTDDKVISEKTLQTLFKAREQGHEIMIATGRPYRASEVYYHQLKLQTPIVNFNGAFVHHPTDNKFTSIHEPIKLEVVKEVIDAVHDYKFYNIVAEVMDDVYLHYHDEKLLDVFSFGKPHVTTGDIRNYLKTDPTSLLIHAEEHEVPAIRKHLHDVHAEVIDHRRWGAPWHVIEIVRSGLNKAVGLSQVSKYFNIPQQRIIAFGDEDNDLEMIEYAGTGVAMGNAISPLKNIANEITGTNNEDGISEFLIERLKLSL is encoded by the coding sequence ATGCAACCTCATTTAATTGTTTTAGATTTAGATGGTACCTTATTAACTGATGATAAAGTCATTTCAGAAAAGACTTTACAAACACTATTTAAAGCGCGAGAACAAGGTCATGAAATTATGATTGCTACAGGTAGACCCTACCGTGCTAGTGAAGTTTACTACCACCAATTAAAATTGCAAACACCAATTGTTAATTTTAATGGAGCATTTGTGCATCATCCAACTGACAACAAATTTACCTCCATTCACGAACCCATTAAACTCGAGGTAGTGAAAGAAGTCATTGATGCTGTTCACGATTATAAATTCTATAATATTGTGGCAGAAGTCATGGATGATGTATATTTACACTACCATGACGAGAAATTACTCGATGTATTTAGCTTTGGAAAACCCCATGTGACAACTGGAGACATTCGTAATTATTTAAAAACTGACCCAACTAGTTTACTTATTCATGCAGAGGAACATGAAGTTCCTGCGATTCGAAAGCATTTGCATGATGTACATGCTGAAGTAATTGATCATAGACGGTGGGGTGCACCTTGGCACGTAATTGAAATTGTGCGAAGTGGACTTAATAAAGCGGTTGGACTTTCACAGGTTTCGAAATACTTTAATATTCCACAACAACGAATTATTGCGTTTGGTGATGAAGATAATGATTTAGAAATGATTGAATACGCTGGAACAGGTGTTGCGATGGGAAATGCCATTTCCCCACTTAAAAATATTGCTAATGAAATTACAGGCACAAATAATGAAGATGGTATTTCAGAGTTCTTAATTGAGCGATTAAAATTGTCATTATAA